A single region of the Thermococcus paralvinellae genome encodes:
- a CDS encoding coiled-coil protein, translating into MQVKVDPEEIKRIKAEIEALEKEKREIQAKLEELQKELNIWIQKRDEKNNEVKQLRQKAREYKQKRDEVNKQIQELKKNREEINAKLDLLYQEILEYRTKRDEYNQLRRLRMPKEKIEERIEKLEWELQTNPNITPEREKQIVDQIQVLATELEIIQQAERFHQKLQETRKKVESLKKARRAISLEIQKLANQSQQFHEQMIKAYQQADEIKKEADEYHQKVVELREKIREIRRQLREVERRIMEYDEKHKELIAYKLVARMRAKRDATFEKAVEALEKFKRGEKLTLDEILLLQRYNLV; encoded by the coding sequence ATGCAAGTAAAAGTAGATCCAGAGGAAATTAAGAGAATAAAAGCAGAGATTGAAGCTCTTGAAAAGGAGAAGAGAGAAATTCAAGCCAAGCTTGAGGAGCTTCAAAAGGAGTTGAATATTTGGATACAGAAGAGAGATGAAAAGAATAATGAGGTTAAGCAGCTTAGACAAAAGGCTAGAGAATACAAGCAAAAGAGAGATGAAGTAAACAAACAGATACAAGAGCTTAAGAAGAACAGGGAAGAAATCAATGCAAAGCTTGACCTTCTTTATCAGGAGATCCTTGAGTATAGAACTAAGAGAGATGAATATAATCAGCTGAGAAGGCTTAGAATGCCCAAGGAGAAAATTGAGGAGAGAATTGAGAAGCTCGAATGGGAGTTGCAAACTAATCCCAACATAACTCCCGAGAGAGAAAAGCAGATTGTTGATCAGATTCAGGTTTTAGCGACGGAGCTTGAGATAATCCAGCAAGCTGAGAGATTTCATCAGAAGCTTCAGGAGACTAGGAAAAAAGTTGAGAGCTTGAAGAAGGCAAGAAGAGCAATAAGCTTGGAGATCCAGAAACTAGCAAATCAAAGCCAGCAGTTCCATGAGCAGATGATTAAAGCTTATCAGCAAGCAGATGAGATAAAGAAGGAAGCAGATGAATACCACCAGAAGGTTGTTGAACTTAGAGAGAAAATAAGAGAAATCAGAAGACAGCTCAGAGAAGTCGAAAGAAGGATAATGGAATACGATGAAAAGCACAAGGAATTAATTGCTTACAAGCTCGTTGCAAGAATGAGAGCAAAGAGAGACGCAACATTCGAGAAAGCCGTTGAGGCATTGGAGAAGTTCAAGCGCGGTGAAAAGCTCACGTTGGATGAAATTCTGCTGCTGCAGAGATACAACTTGGTGTGA